The following are from one region of the Syngnathus acus chromosome 10, fSynAcu1.2, whole genome shotgun sequence genome:
- the LOC119128623 gene encoding transmembrane protein 185A isoform X2 gives MNLRGLFQDFNPSKFLIYSCLLLFSVLLSLRLDGVIQWSYWAVFTPIWLWKLLVIIGASVGIGVWARNPQYRAEGETCVEFKAMLIAVGLHVLLLMFEVLVCDRVARGSGNYFWLLVFMPLFFVSPVSVAACVWGFRHDRSLELEVFCSVNILQFIFIALRLDRIINWPWLVRAKEHFVESRNTTSRCDRQRWCACRCGSSCPSYAWWSSTTSSGRCSSSAPSTSSPSSGGLTSPWPSAG, from the exons ATGAATTTACGGGGACTCTTTCAGGATTTTAATCCCAG caagttCCTGATCTACTCGTGCCTGCTGCTTTTCTCCGTGTTGCTGTCCTTGAGGCTGGATGGGGTTATCCAGTGGAGCTACTGGGCAGTGTTCACGCCAATATGGCTGTGGAAGCTGCTGGTCATCATCGGGGCGTCAGTGGGCATCGGAGTGTGGGCCCGCAACCCTCAGTACAG GGCTGAAGGTGAGACCTGCGTAGAGTTCAAGGCCATGCTGATCGCCGTGGGGCTTCACGTCCTCTTGCTCATGTTCGAGGTGTTGGTGTGCGACCGTGTGGCCAGGGGAAGCGGCAACTACTTTTGGCTGCTGGTCTTCATGCCGCTCTTCTTCGTGTCGCCCGTCTCGGTGGCGGCGTGCGTCTGGGGCTTCAGGCACGACCGCTCCCTGGAG CTGGAGGTGTTCTGTTCGGTGAATATTCTCCAGTTCATCTTCATCGCTCTCAGGCTGGACAGGATCATCAACTGGCCTTGGCTGGTGAGGGCCAAGGAACATTTTGTCGAGAGCCGAAATACGACTTCCCGCTGCGACAGACAGCG GTGGTGTGCGTGCCGCTGTGGATCCTCATGTCCTTCCTATGCCTGGTGGTCCTCTACTACATCATCTGGTCGGTGCTCTTCCTCCGCTCCATCGACATCATCGCCGAGCAGCGGCGGACTCACATCACCATGGCCGTCAGCTGGATGA
- the LOC119128623 gene encoding transmembrane protein 185A isoform X1 — protein sequence MNLRGLFQDFNPSKFLIYSCLLLFSVLLSLRLDGVIQWSYWAVFTPIWLWKLLVIIGASVGIGVWARNPQYRAEGETCVEFKAMLIAVGLHVLLLMFEVLVCDRVARGSGNYFWLLVFMPLFFVSPVSVAACVWGFRHDRSLELEVFCSVNILQFIFIALRLDRIINWPWLVVCVPLWILMSFLCLVVLYYIIWSVLFLRSIDIIAEQRRTHITMAVSWMTIVVPLLTFEILLVHKLDGHNGLSYVCVFVPLWLSLLTLMVTAFGQKGANHWWFGIRKDFCHFLLELLPFLREYGNVSYDLRGGGDDPEAAEDPPIPEPPPKIAPVFRKKTGVVITQSPGKYFAPPPKLCIDTPD from the exons ATGAATTTACGGGGACTCTTTCAGGATTTTAATCCCAG caagttCCTGATCTACTCGTGCCTGCTGCTTTTCTCCGTGTTGCTGTCCTTGAGGCTGGATGGGGTTATCCAGTGGAGCTACTGGGCAGTGTTCACGCCAATATGGCTGTGGAAGCTGCTGGTCATCATCGGGGCGTCAGTGGGCATCGGAGTGTGGGCCCGCAACCCTCAGTACAG GGCTGAAGGTGAGACCTGCGTAGAGTTCAAGGCCATGCTGATCGCCGTGGGGCTTCACGTCCTCTTGCTCATGTTCGAGGTGTTGGTGTGCGACCGTGTGGCCAGGGGAAGCGGCAACTACTTTTGGCTGCTGGTCTTCATGCCGCTCTTCTTCGTGTCGCCCGTCTCGGTGGCGGCGTGCGTCTGGGGCTTCAGGCACGACCGCTCCCTGGAG CTGGAGGTGTTCTGTTCGGTGAATATTCTCCAGTTCATCTTCATCGCTCTCAGGCTGGACAGGATCATCAACTGGCCTTGGCTG GTGGTGTGCGTGCCGCTGTGGATCCTCATGTCCTTCCTATGCCTGGTGGTCCTCTACTACATCATCTGGTCGGTGCTCTTCCTCCGCTCCATCGACATCATCGCCGAGCAGCGGCGGACTCACATCACCATGGCCGTCAGCTGGATGACCATCGTGGTTCCGCTGCTCACCTTCGAG ATCCTGCTGGTGCACAAGCTGGACGGCCACAACGGCCTGAGCTACGTGTGCGTCTTCGTGCCGCTGTGGCTCTCGCTGCTCACGCTCATGGTCACCGCCTTCGGCCAGAAAGGCGCAAACCACT GGTGGTTTGGCATCCGCAAGGACTTCTGCCATTTTCTGCTGGAGCTCCTCCCTTTCCTGAGAGAGTACGGCAACGTCTCTTATGACCTCCGGGGCGGCGGCGACGACCCCGAGGCCGCCGAGGACCCGCCCATCCCCGAGCCGCCGCCCAAGATCGCCCCCGTGTTCCGCAAAAAGACGGGCGTGGTGATCACGCAGAGTCCCGGCAAATACTTTGCGCCTCCGCCCAAACTCTGCATCGACACGCCCGACTAG